The stretch of DNA CGCGAGCGGCAGACCGTCCAGTCGACGGCAGATCCTGGCCACCACGTCCTGATTGGTCTCGGTGATGGCGAAGCCCGGGACCGCCATCGCCGCGCGTTCGGCGAACAGGCTCATCGACTCGTAGTGGTCGAGTACGCAGCCGGCCCGGCTCTCGCGGTGGGGGTCCGGCATGGTCAGGGGTGGCACCCGGAACACCGCCTCGCCCCCGATTCCGAGGGGTTCCCGGCTGGTCGCGAGCACCCGGAGCTCCGGGCACGCGCGCAGGAGGAGACGGGCCAGGTCGGCGGCCGGTTCGACGAGATGCTCGCAGTTGTCCAGCACGAGCAGCAGCTTCCGCGGCTCGAGAAAATCGGCGAGCAGTGCCTCGGGTGCGGCGCCCGCGCCCTCGCGCAGACCCAACGCCGACAGCGCCGCGTCCACGACCGCGCCCGGCTCGTACACCTCCCCCAACTCGACCAACCACACACCGTCCTCGAACGCGCGGGAAGAATCGGCGGCGACCCGCAGCGCGAGCCGGGTCTTTCCGACGCCCCCGATGCCGGTCAACGTCACGAGCCGCGACACCGACAGCAGACGGCGAACCTCGCCGAGTTCACGGCGACGACCGACGAAACTCGTCAGCTCATGGGGAAGATTTCCCCCGTTCGTCCTGTCACCGGGAGACATGGAGCCGTCACTTTCATCTCACGCGCGCCTCCGACCAAGGTACCTCCCCAGCATCCGGTTTCGCAGCGACGCGACCAACCCCCGCGACCGGGCTCGGCTGCCGAATCCGGCGATGGATCACTGAAAGTAGGACGCATAGTCACGGAAGGGAACCTGGCCCGTGGGGCTCGACCGTACGGCGTCGGCAACCGCCGGAGGAATGGGAGCCCAGTAGGCAGGCATCGCGGCCGCCAGGGACGGCTGCAGTATGTAGAGCAGTGCGAAGTTCACGATCCACAGCGGCGGCGCCATCGACATGCCGACCTCCGCACTCACGCCGCCCTCGGTGTTGGTCACCAGTTGAGCCGCACCCGAAATCTGTTGCGCTGCAAAGCCATATGCTGCTTGCACCGTGTACGCCGACTCGTACAGCGCTACCAGGGTGTGCGTCGCACCGTTGTTCCGCAACCAGGTTCCCACGAAGCCGCCGGGAGCGAGCAACGAGTTCACCTGTCTCGTCGGCGCGTCCGCGTTGGCCGGGCTCTCCAGCAGTCCGTCGGGGTTCACGTAGAGCCCGTAACTGGCCAGGACGGACGGTGTGTTCCGGCCGTCGACGTCGGAATAGAGGGGACGGTCGTTCGTATTGGTGAGGATCCGGGCGCACGCCACAATCACCTCGGCGGCGTCGCTGTTACCTCCGACTCCACCGCCGGTGACGAGGTCCTGATACTGCTGCTCGGATAGCACGTCGGCCCTGTCGAGCCCTATCTGACCGGCGATCTCGTCTGCCGTTTGCTGACCGAGCGGCGCGTTGAGCTGACCCGGACTCGTCAGCTGCGTCGGGGCCAGGCGCTCGTAGCCGGGTGCCCCGGAGAACGGGATCGAGAACCCGGTGTCGACGGCCGGTTCGCCGCCGGCGGTCCGGGCAGTTGCCAGGGTGAGCAGGCACACTCCCATCAGTGCCAGTGCCGAGAACGTCCTGCGGTGGCGGATTGCTCCGCGTCGAGGTCCGTGACCCGCCGAACCTGTGCTGCGCATAAGTCAACCTCCCAGAACACGATCCGGCGAGATGCCACGAGCTATGACCAGTCAATCGCCGGGAACGACGCCGTGTCAAGACTCGCGACCTCCACCGCGGTGCGGGTCTCGCGGAGGCCGGTGCATCCGACCTCGGTGGCAAAACTGTTGGGCCGCAGTCCTACCGCAGTTGGTCGCGGCGACGGGTCAGATAGGCGGTCTCGGCGGTGTTGCCCGCCAGGTCGATGGCTTCGTCATAGGCGGCGCGTGACTGCTCACTGCGGCCCATCCGGCGTAGCAGGTCGGCGCGGGTCGCGTGATAGGCGTGATAGCCGGCCAACGTGTGCTCGAGACGGTCGACAGCCGCCAGTGCCACCTCCGGGCCGTCGAGTTCGGCGACCGCGACGGCCCGGTTGAGGGCAGTGATCGGCGAGGGGTCGATGCGGACGAGCTGGTCGTAGAGGGCGAGGACCTGCGACCAGTCGGTGTCGCGCGTGTCGCGGGCGGAGGTGTGGACGGCGTTGATCGCGGCGAGGATCTGGTAGCGCCCCGGAGCCACCCCGGCGGCGGCAGCGGCCAGGCGTTCGCGCACCAGCCGGTGGCCCTCGGCGATCAGCGCTGCGTCCCAGGCCCCACGGTCCTGCTCGGCGAGAGAGACCAGTTCGCCGCCGGCCGAGACCCGGGCGGTGCGGCGGGCCTCGGTGAGCAGCATGAGCGCCAGCAACCCGGCCACCTCCCCGTCGTCGGGCAGCAGGTCTCGGATCAGCCGGGTGAGCCGGATCGCCTCGGCGGTCAGGTCGTGACGTACCGGATCGGTGTCGGGGCCGGTCGCCAGGTAACCCTCGTTGAACACGAGGAACAGGACAGCGAGGACGCCGGACACCCGCGCCGGGAGATCGTCGGCGGTCGGCACTCGATAGGGGATCCGCGCCGCCTTGATCTTGTCCTTCGCGCGGGTGATCCGACGCCCGACGGCACTTTCGGTCGCCAGGAACGCGCGGGCGATCTCGGGCACGGTCAGCCCGCCGACCATACGTAACGTCAGCGCCGCGCGGGATTCCATCGCCAGGGCCGGGTGAGCGCAGGTGAAGATCAGCCGGAGCCGGTCGTCGTCGATGGCGCCGGGAGGCTCGGGCGGGTCGTCGTACACCACCTGCGCCTCCTTGTGCTTGTCCTCGCGTTTGCTCTCGCGGCGGATCCGGTCGATGGCCTTGTGGTTGGCGGTCGCGGTCAGCCAGGCGCCGGGGTTGGGAGGCACACCGTCGGCAGGCCACCGCTCGACGGCGGTCGCGAACGCCTCGGCCGTCGCCTCCTCCGCGACGTCGAGGCTGCCGAAACGCCCGGTCAGGGCGGCGACCACCCGAGCCCACTCCTCGCGGTGCGCCCGGGTGACCGCTTCGGCGGCGCCGCTCACTGGAATGGCCGCACCTCGATCTTCCGATCGCAGATCTTCGACGCCTCGGCGGCGAGCGCGAGCGCCACATCCAGATCGGGGGCCTCCCACACCCAGACGCCGGCAAGGTACTCCTTCGACTCCACGAACGGCCCGTCGCTGAACACCGCCTGCTCGCCGCGGTTGTCGATGACGGTGGCTGTGGTGGTGTCGGCGAGTCCGCCCGCGAACACCCAGTAGCCGTCGGCGATCAGTCGCTCGTTGAACTCGCTGATGGCAGGCTGCCGGTCCGTGCTGCCCGGATTGTTCTTGTCGTCGATCACGGAAACCAGATACTGCATGTCAAGATCCTCTCCTCTGGTGGTGTACCGGTCGGGGGAGTTCACGCCGCCGCGTACTGCGGGCGGCCCGCCGGCCGGTAGACCTGGATCGTGACGCCCTTCGAGTCGACCCGCGACTCGATCAGGTCGAGCTGAAGGTCCGGGCCGGCCTCCGGAAACAACCGCGCGCCCTGGCCGAGTACGACGGGAACGACGATGTGAGTCATCTCGTCGATCAAATCGTTCTCCAGCAACCACCGGGTCAGGGTGCCGCTGCCGTGCACCTGCAGCTCACCCCCCGGTTCGGCCTTCAGGTCCGCGATGGCGGCCGCGAGGTCGTCGGACAGGACGGTGGTGCCCGACCATTCGGGATCGGTGAGCGTGGTCGATGCCACGTACTTGGGCTGGGTGTTCAGCGCCCGCATGACGGGCTCCCATCCGGGGACATCCTGCTCCGTCGCAGATCCCCACGAGCCGGCGAACAGCTCGTAGGTGCGCCGGCCGAGCAGGAACGCGTCGGCGCGCTGGTAGGTCTGCTTGATGAACGCGTGGGTCGCGTCGTCACCCCTACCCAGGGCCCATCCGCCGCGCTCGAATCCGTTTCGGCGGTCCTCGTCCGACGCGCCGCCGTTTCCCTGCACCACTCCGTCGACGGTGACCTGAGTCATGGTTGTGAGCTTCATGGTCGCGGTTCCTATACCTTGGCGCCGCCCCCGGTGGGCGGCCTCACCCCCTCAACGAACGCGACCGCCCGGATCGGACACCGCCTCCCGGATTTCTTCGAAGAATTTTTCCGACGCCGTTCCGTCGGGCATGGGCACACGGCTGTTGCGGCGTCACTGTCCCAGGTGCGCACTCGCTGCTACCGGTGGGATGGCACGCCGGCGTGGTTTCCGGTGTCGTCGTGGTGGCTGCTCCCAGCGGCCTACTTGACGCGTGGTCTCCGGACGAGTTCGGCGTCGCGCGGCGGGAAGGGTTCGCAATTGTTGTACCTGCGTTCGAGAACGGCGAGGTAGTGGGCGAGGGCTTCGTCGACGAGATCGGGCCACGTGTGGGGGGCGCCGGCGATGTGACTGATGGCGGCGACGGCATCCTTGCCGTGTTCGACCTTGGCGGGCTCGATGTAGACGGATTCCTGCTTCTTGCCTGCGGGGGCCCTTTTTGCAGGCTTCTTCTCCTCGCCGAGGGCTGCACCCTGTGCGACCTGTGCGACGTCCACGCACTGCTCGACCAGGTTCGGCAGTCGCGGCTTGCGGCGTTCGAGGGGGTTGCCGGCGGGCCCGGGTTCACGTGTCACGCCGACCAGCAGTTCCCTGCGACGAGTTCTCGCGAACGTCCCGTCCGAGTGGGCCCCGGCGCGGGACTGGCGGCGCTCGAGGGGGTTGTTGGCGAGCCCGGGCTTACGTGTCGCGGTCATCGGGGCATCCTTTCGACGAGTTCTCGGGCGGCGTCGCGGTAGGCGCGTGAAGCGGAGGAGGACGGTGCCCACCGGACGACGGGTTCTTCGGCGCTGTAGCTTTCGCTGACACGAACGGACTTCGGGATGAT from Rhodococcus opacus B4 encodes:
- a CDS encoding YciI family protein yields the protein MQYLVSVIDDKNNPGSTDRQPAISEFNERLIADGYWVFAGGLADTTTATVIDNRGEQAVFSDGPFVESKEYLAGVWVWEAPDLDVALALAAEASKICDRKIEVRPFQ
- a CDS encoding dihydrofolate reductase family protein, translating into MKLTTMTQVTVDGVVQGNGGASDEDRRNGFERGGWALGRGDDATHAFIKQTYQRADAFLLGRRTYELFAGSWGSATEQDVPGWEPVMRALNTQPKYVASTTLTDPEWSGTTVLSDDLAAAIADLKAEPGGELQVHGSGTLTRWLLENDLIDEMTHIVVPVVLGQGARLFPEAGPDLQLDLIESRVDSKGVTIQVYRPAGRPQYAAA
- a CDS encoding RNA polymerase sigma factor, which translates into the protein MSGAAEAVTRAHREEWARVVAALTGRFGSLDVAEEATAEAFATAVERWPADGVPPNPGAWLTATANHKAIDRIRRESKREDKHKEAQVVYDDPPEPPGAIDDDRLRLIFTCAHPALAMESRAALTLRMVGGLTVPEIARAFLATESAVGRRITRAKDKIKAARIPYRVPTADDLPARVSGVLAVLFLVFNEGYLATGPDTDPVRHDLTAEAIRLTRLIRDLLPDDGEVAGLLALMLLTEARRTARVSAGGELVSLAEQDRGAWDAALIAEGHRLVRERLAAAAAGVAPGRYQILAAINAVHTSARDTRDTDWSQVLALYDQLVRIDPSPITALNRAVAVAELDGPEVALAAVDRLEHTLAGYHAYHATRADLLRRMGRSEQSRAAYDEAIDLAGNTAETAYLTRRRDQLR